In a genomic window of Brassica rapa cultivar Chiifu-401-42 chromosome A10, CAAS_Brap_v3.01, whole genome shotgun sequence:
- the LOC117129328 gene encoding uncharacterized protein LOC117129328: MKKWALEWKFEYKTVSSNKSRVLLSCVDENCTWRMRAIKLPVSDFFVVKKYVHEHTCDTTHRKANHRQASAKLLGSLISSNYGEKKEGLKPKQIIEQVRMLHGVHINYKQAWRVREEAQILVRGTPEDSYYNLSRWLYKITETNPGSLTYQHVDAAGKFKYAFVAFGPSIRGFSLMRRVIAVDGTFLKGKFNGTLLAACAQDGNYHLYPLAFAVVDAENGASWKWFFRGLSQKIPDASDLVFVSDRANSISSALEDVYPLSHHGICRIHLLRNITPTYAKTGLLPLVESAADAYTCHEFWLIFKDIKDKCPELAKYLEESDFRKWARSYAPANRYNIMTTNIAESLNSMLKMPRELPIISLLETIRLTMTTWFFERREAAAKHKHLVTPKVVQKLVSRLGAAMLLNVYQVDRSEFEVKNETMKFVVDLEKRHCTCNVFDIDKIPCIHAIAAAKHIKRDENRFVDASHLTETWAKAYAESIHPGGELSTSTYPENIDELSCPPPATKKKSGRPPTKRKRSVGEFGVPGSKSQSHKCSRCGTGGHNKITCQRPIG, from the coding sequence atgaagaaatGGGCTTTAGAGTGGAAGTTTGAGTACAAGACTGTCTCTTCTAACAAGTCAAGAGTGCTTTTGAGTTGTGTTGATGAAAATTGCACGTGGAGGATGCGTGCTATCAAGCTAcctgtttcagattttttcgtTGTTAAAAAGTATGTTCATGAGCATACATGCGATACAACACACAGGAAAGCCAACCACAGACAAGCATCTGCAAAGTTGTTGGGTTCTTTGATTTCCAGCAATTATGGAGAAAAAAAGGAAGGTCTCAAACCGAAACAGATCATTGAACAGGTCAGGATGCTGCATGGTGTTCACATCAATTACAAACAAGCTTGGAGAGTGAGAGAAGAAGCTCAGATTTTGGTTAGAGGGACTCCTGAAGACAGCTATTACAATTTGTCTAGGTGGTTGTATAAAATCACAGaaacaaaccctggttccttgaCTTATCAACATGTTGATGCTGCAGGAAAGTTCAAGTATGCATTTGTGGCTTTTGGTCCATCGATAAGGGGATTTTCATTGATGAGGAGAGTTATTGCAGTAGATGGTACATTTCTGAAGGGAAAATTCAATGGGACTTTATTGGCAGCTTGTGCTCAAGATGGGAATTATCATCTATATCCTCTCGCCTTTGCAGTGGTTGACGCAGAAAACGGCGCCTCTTGGAAATGGTTCTTTAGAGGTTTGAGCCAGAAGATCCCGGACGCTTCGGATCTTGTTTTTGTATCAGACAGGGCTAACTCCATTTCTTCAGCGTTGGAGGATGTATATCCCTTATCTCACCATGGAATTTGCAGGATCCATCTGCTCCGCAACATCACTCCTACATATGCGAAGACTGGGTTGCTACCTCTGGTGGAAAGCGCTGCTGATGCCTATACGTGTCACGAGTTCTGGTTAATCTTCAAGGACATAAAGGATAAATGTCCTGAATTGGCTAAGTATCTGGAAGAGTCTGATTTTAGGAAGTGGGCACGAAGCTATGCGCCTGCGAACAGGTATAATATCATGACTACCAACATTGCAGAGTCTCTCAATTCTATGTTGAAGATGCCTCGTGAGTTGCCCATTATCTCTCTCCTTGAAACTATCAGATTGACGATGACCACTTGGTTTTTTGAGCGACGCGAAGCGGCTGCGAAACATAAGCACCTGGTTACTCCAAAAGTTGTTCAGAAATTGGTATCTAGGTTAGGGGCCGCAATGTTGTTGAATGTGTATCAAGTTGATCGAAGCGAGTTTGAGGTGAAGAATGAAACAATGAAGTTTGTTGTTGACTTGGAGAAGCGGCATTGCACATGTAATGTTTTCGACATTGACAAGATCCCCTGCATCCATGCCATCGCTGCTGCTAAGCATATCAAGAGAGATGAAAACCGTTTTGTTGATGCTTCTCACTTGACAGAAACGTGGGCTAAAGCTTATGCTGAAAGCATACATCCTGGTGGAGAGTTGTCAACGTCCACCTATCCAGAGAATATTGATGAACTGTCTTGCCCACCTCCAgctaccaaaaagaaaagtggACGCCCTCctacaaagagaaagagatccgTTGGCGAGTTTGGGGTTCCTGGATCTAAATCTCAGTCCCACAAGTGCAGCAGATGTGGCACAGGAGGGCACAACAAGATCACATGCCAGAGGCCTATAGGATGA
- the LOC117129329 gene encoding uncharacterized protein LOC117129329 → MDGRRATQSVNPSEGDGDKKGKAKAVAYEVKQGKSVKPSQDDHAKKGKPHVGKKKKANAQPVDLLPFLQREEKRPIRPRNPPIPVTPEVILPIDPFVTPEFPRFSRLTHWMDLRGIYRVPFYINGKEIEKEFFQKMDDAENNLNKEHINVAFEMLNCKRVEQGAWFRNNNLPPAACFVPVKFLEEVGYAYESVRKPHKKKKNYWRAV, encoded by the exons ATGGAAGAAGAGCAACGCAGAGTGTGAATCCAAGTGAAGGAGATGGTGATAAAAag GGGAAGGCGAAGGCTGTCGCTT ATGAAGTAAAGCAGGGTAAGAGTGTGAAACCAAGTCAAGACGATCATGCAAAAAag ggGAAGCCACAtgttggtaagaagaagaaagcaaatgcTCAGCCAGTAGATTTGCTTCCTTTTCTACAGCGAGAAGAGAAGAGGCCAATACGACCTAGAAACCCTCCTATACCTGTAACACCTGAGGTAATCCTTCCAATTGATCCATTTGTGACACCTGAATTTCCTCGGTTTTCAAGGCTTACACACTGGATGGATCTACGGGGCATATATCGTGT accgttttatatcaatggaaaagaaattgaaaaagagTTCTTTCAAAAAATGGACGATGCAGAAAACAATCTCAACAAAGAG CACATAAATGTTGCATTTGAAATGCTAAATTGTAAGAGGGTTGAGCAAGGTGCTTGGTTCCGCAACAACAATCTTCCACCAGCAGCATGCTTTGTACCAGTCAAATTCTTAGAAGAGGTTGGGTACGCTTATGAATCTGTCAGGAagccacataagaaaaaaaaaaattattggagGGCTGTGTAG